The DNA segment AGGGAACAAGGATTAAGCGTTTGTTCTTTTGTTCCTTTGTTCTTTGTTCTTTGTTTCCACACTCTCCCGACCCCGGCGCTGTGGTTTATGCGGAAGCGTCGCGAATATCGCAGCAGAGCCGGTGCGTTCGCAGCGCGTCGGCGTACGAGCACGTAAGCAGGCTCGGATTCTGCTCGCGCACGGCGCCCAGAAACGATCGAACGATCGGGATCGCCGGATTGGTCGCGGCGCGCACCTCGCGGCACTCGCGCCCGGTATCGTAGAGCACGCGCTCTCGCCTGATGCTGATCAGCAGCCCCTCGCAGACCAGTTGGAGCTGAATCGCCGCAGGCCCGCCCAGCAGGCAGGTCGCAGTAAAGACGCCGGTTGCGCTGCCGAGCTGGCCCAGATCGAAGCGCAGCAGCGCGCTGCTCACATCGGCGACATCGGCGTCTGGAAACTGTAGCCGGTCGTGTCGCTGAGCGGTCGCCGCTACGACCTGGGCCTCGCCGACCAGCGTGCGCGCCAGATCGAGCAGATGCGTGGCCTGCTCCAACATCTGACCGCCGCTCTCGGCCTGGTGCCGCCACCA comes from the Herpetosiphonaceae bacterium genome and includes:
- a CDS encoding Gfo/Idh/MocA family oxidoreductase, producing IEIVGHAAPTIAHAEAAARRWGGRAYSSYTELLRHEPVEAAWICVPPAAHGPIEHDLIALGIPFFVEKPLAVDRRTAEAIADALARSGVIAGVGYQWRALDTLPEVRRVLADNPPRMVLGAWHDATPPPRWWRHQAESGGQMLEQATHLLDLARTLVGEAQVVAATAQRHDRLQFPDADVADVSSALLRFDLGQLGSATGVFTATCLLGGPAAIQLQLVCEGLLISIRRERVLYDTGRECREVRAATNPAIPIVRSFLGAVREQNPSLLTCSYADALRTHRLCCDIRDASA